A region of the Festucalex cinctus isolate MCC-2025b chromosome 8, RoL_Fcin_1.0, whole genome shotgun sequence genome:
ttATAGTAGTAATGCAGCGTACTCTGGGCTACACTCCGAACCAGTAGGTGGCGGAAATGTACCATTTCGTTGATTATCAATCGCCAAAAAGTCAAACGAAGAAAAAGACGAATTTCCGGTTCTTTCAGGAAGTACCtcagttgtttgttttcaccACCGAGACGTTTTGACGTTCGCCAACCTTAGAAGAAAGCACGTAAGGCTTCTCCACTCTTCCAAAATGGGATGTGATGGTGGAACTATACCCAAAAGGCACGAGTTGGTGAAAGGTCCCAAGAAAGTCGAGAAGGTTAGTTTCGCGTCTTCTCTTTTAACGAGTTTTACGTGAACAAACATTGCCAAGTTGCTAACAAGCTAGTTAGCTAGTGGCTAAAATACTTGGCTAAAAACTTTGTTGGCTTTTATTTACAGGACGAGCTATCTTTCACTTTTGTAATTTCGTGTTTTGCGTGTTTTCTACTTTTAACGATATACATTAATGAATGTGTCATTGTGAGAAACATTTGATTTACAACGCAACAAAGCCCAGCACAAGTCTAacgtgtttgtttggtttgtgtaTCTTTCCTGGTGTGTTTTAGCCGTAATCAAACTGGACTTGAAGGTGTAATTTGGTTTGTGACTACTTGAAGTGTTCTAACGAATGCCCCGCAGGTTGACAAAAATGCAGAGTTGGCTGCCAAGTGGAAGTACTGTGCCCTAAGTCAGGAGAAACTCAGACGTCCAATCGTTGCCTGCGAACTGGGAAAGTCAGTGATCTTGTTGTATTTGTTCATCAATATCAATCAAATGATCATCAACAGTGTTGACACGATACCAAATTTCTGATTTTGATACTGTACCTGTGTAAAGAGCCTGGGTAGCAATACTAGAATGATATATATACCATGACAAATACCTACATTATCAGTAGGTCGGGATAAGATGGAACTtaaaattcttattttttaattgaggctatttaatgaaattattaaataattattaatttactgttttTCACGTTATACTACAGTGCGCCTAACACAAACTGATACAATTTTGTAGGCTTTATAACAAAGATGCCATCATTGAGTATCTTCTGGATAAGTCTGCTGAAAGACCCAACACTGATGCTGTAACACACATCCGTGGAACCAAGGTATGTTTATGCTTTGCCTAGTTCATCATTTGCAGAGCATTGCTACCCTTTTGAATCCAcactaagaattttttttgtatgtctcTTCCTGCAGGACATAAAAGAGCTCAACTTGACCGATAACCCAGAGTGGCAGGGGGAGAGAAGGAGCGCGAAAGGAGACAGATATGAGGACATCCATTGTGGAATGTTTATTTGCCCTGTTGTTGGTTTGGAGATGAACGGCAAGCACaggtaacaaacaaaacaagatgaCGTTGCATTTATTCTGCATGCTTCAAGTGACACAATTCTAATGAGTGGCATAATTGGAGAGTGTGTCATGGCAGTGCAAAGAGTGAAAAAACCCCCGCATAGACTTGGATATCAGCCACGCCTCTTCCGGCATGTCGGATGTCGCACAGAACAAACAGATCGTGTATACTTTGTTATTATGAGCTTGGGGTCATCAATATACACTAATCGATCACGTATGCACACCCGAGTCTGATCAAAAACCACAAACACATTAAAATATAAACTACAACGAAAGCTTTGACAATTAAATATGATGTAAATATGCCAGcatcactagaaaaaaaaaaaatatatatttgtggaaGGATGCCAGTTGCGTCATATCCAGGTTACCTTTATTCAAATCAATGGGATATTaacaggggtgggggggggggggaagttaGCCCAGGCCAACTAAATGTCATCTAATGTTTAATACAtgtgttattgtcattattcaGCTCTAGGTTGCTGTCACCTGGTATTGATGTTTAAGGAGTTATGTGCAATATGTGACTGTGTCGGTGTGTCACTTGAAatgtacacagaaaaaaaaaaaatacacaaattgtaATGTTGCTGATGTTTCGGTTCTCAGGTTCTGTTACCTGCAGACGTGCGGTTGTGTCTTCTCTGACCGAGCCCTCAAGGAAGTCAAGACAGAAATCTGCCACAAGGTGAATGGGATTTCCCCTTTTTAGTGGATGACGTGTGCAATTTTGAAcgctatacacacacacagttttGCCGCCGTACACAGACAACACATCATATGCATATATGGGATTATAATGCATTTTAAACACAACCGTGTATGATTTAGGATTCACGTTTTGAACTCTTTACAAACTGTggcaattattttattgttatataGGTTAGTGTGATTTGAATCATAACCACTGGCTTAATTCCAGgggtatatatacatacaaaaaaattagTTATTACAAGTAGTTGTGAAATAATGATAATTAATTGTAATGTATGggaattttcagcaataaattgGCAACATAGTTGTGAACAATAAAAGAACGGCATATGAATCTTGTTTCTATTAGGGCTGTGAATTGGTTAAAATTGTTAGTACTAATTAATTGGACATTTTTATCTTTGTCCTTGTTTGTAAATATACAATTAAAACATATGAAGTTGTTGATACTCTTGTTAACTTGTACAAATATTTATATCATTGTAACATTGTGTTTAAGGGTTAGGTTCGTGATTGCTTGTCATCTTTTAGTATATTTTCTATCACAACAAATTGACATCAAAACATGTAGAAGTTGTCGTTTATACTTAACATATATTTTCATTGCCAAAAAGAACAGCTGTCTTCCAGTTTAATAAAGTGACGCTTAACAAAAATCGACATGAAATAATCTGAATGATAAACAATGCTCAATGCAGTTG
Encoded here:
- the rtf2 gene encoding replication termination factor 2, whose product is MGCDGGTIPKRHELVKGPKKVEKVDKNAELAAKWKYCALSQEKLRRPIVACELGKLYNKDAIIEYLLDKSAERPNTDAVTHIRGTKDIKELNLTDNPEWQGERRSAKGDRYEDIHCGMFICPVVGLEMNGKHRFCYLQTCGCVFSDRALKEVKTEICHKCGDPFQNTDIVVLNGTKEEVEKLREKMEERRRAKAKTKKSKKSKAAESASTPSEAKDDTEVDEVRNGSLENGDESSQSDKAGSSGASRLSSSFNGGVPNLATSKRSIQEMEEKSEAFKSIFTTHSSAKRTKDQTSNWVTHTPYHF